The nucleotide sequence TTTCGGGCGCAGCCCGGCCCCAACAGATTGCTGGCCGGGTGGGCAATGGAGCTGAGAAAACCAGTGATTTGCCCGTCACCGTCGAGCGACACGGATGTGTGCCAAATCTTACGGTGGTTGTTGATGAAATACCGAAAGTCCTTTTCCCGGTGAATTCCTGACAATTCCATCTCCAGATCGACCATGGCGGGAATGTCTTCAAGAGTAGCTTCGCGGATCATCCCCTCATGGTATGGGATGTCGAATCCCCCCGCTGGCACCGTGACGCACATGTCCTGAAAGCAGCGGATGGAGCGGAATCCCTGTCGCGTGTAGAGCGAAAACGAATCGAGATTCATCGCGCTCGAAACCAGTCGAACGGGCAGGGATGCTGCATCGGCAATCTGGATGATTTCCGAGAGCAGCGCACTCGCGATTTTTGCTCCAAAGTGATTTGGATGCACATTCATGATCCCAAGGGAGACATGCGTCTGCCGTTTTCGATAGAAGCACGAACCCATGATGCGCCCCGATTTCGGGTGGGTCGCAAGCACACAGCAACCCGGATCCAAATCCTCATAGACCTCGCAGAACAGGCGGGTGTCATACGGGTTGCAGTTGAAGATGCGGGAATGGCCGTGGGTCTGGTACCAATAGTTGGTCGACAGGCAAATCAGCTCGGCAACCTCATCCCAGTCTGCTTGGGTCAGGGTTCGAATCGTATATTGGGGGAGCATGTGCGGGGGTGCTTGGGGGTGGATGCTGTTAGGATATGCAAACCTTCGTCGCCTCAGTGCAGGTAAACCCGTCGCATCAGCGCAATCCCGATTCCAATCACAGCGATATTGGGTAACCAGATCAGAAGTTCTGGGGCGAAACGGGAAGGAATGTCCAGTGATGAAATCATGCTGACAAAAAAGTAGTAGACCAAGCCTAATGCCAGTGCGAGCATCGCGTTTGCGTAGGTTTCTTTACGTCCGGTTCGAATCGCCAACGGAATCCCAATGGTCGCGAGTGCCAGGATGGAGGCTGCCAATGAAAAATTATTGCTGATTTCCACTTTCAGTTTTCTCAGGTAGCGTTCGGGATTGTTGGCGGCCCGATCCGGAAGTGGTCGGGTGCCTCTGAGCATCTGCAGCATTTCAGACAGTGTTAACTGCGACATTGTTTTCTCAACCTTCGCTGCTCCCAGGCTGTAGCTAAGGGGAAGTTCCACGGGAAACTCCTCAAAAAAAACCGTCGCACCCTCCATGAGCCCACCTTGCTTTTCTGCGCGGGGCCATTGTTCCGCCAGGCCATTGCGAAGGGTGAGGATCAGGGCGTCCTTTTCCCGCTCGTAGCGAATCTCACCGTAGTCGGCTCGAATGAAAAAGGAGGGTCGGTCCTCGGAATCCAGCTCCCAAAGCCAAAACCCCTTAAGGCGACCATGGTCGTTCTCCTGGATAAAGAAGATGTAACCCGGAAATTCCCGGCTGAGCACTCCGGTTTCGAAAAATCGAAGTGGGTCCTCTCGAAGAGCTTCAACCAAGAGTGTTTTGTAGGTCGCACGCGCCGTGGGTGCGACATAGTTGTTGGTGAATCCGGCGAGTATCGAACCCAGTGCGGCCAGAATCAGAATGGGCAGGCTGATGTCCCACAGGCTGCTGCCAGTTGCCTTCATGGCAATGATTTCGCGGTTTGAAGACAGGCGTCCCAGTCCGATGAGCACACCCGCAAGAAACCCCAGTGGCAGGGAGAAGGAAAAGATGTAGGGAATGAGCAAGCCGAACAGCTGGAAAAACATGGTCAGGGACAAGCGTCCTTCTGCCAAACGCGCGGCCAAGTCGCGCAGGACGTTACCACCTACCAGGATGACACAGAAAAACAGCATCGCGCCGATGGTCGCAAGGAGCACTTCGCTCAGTATGTAGCGTCGCAGTATCGTCACAGAATCCGGGAATGCACGTAAGTTGGACTGCGGTTCCGGTTGTGTATGGAACCCACGCGATAGCATCAGCAGGGATGGGCGGTCTTACAAGCCAATATCCTGAGATTGGCCGCGCGGCAGCTGGATTTCCGTCCGGCCACCGCGATTCTCACGGGAGTTGTCCAGTAGCGTACCCACAGCTGAAACCAAGAAATCAAAGCAAGAAGGGAAGCTCGTTCAGAAGGAGTACAAATTAAAACACCGCCCTCCCGAAGGAACGCGGTGTCTTAACAACTTAACAAACTACAAACTAGACTAAAAACTATAAAAACAAATGCTTTGCATGAAGATAGACGGACGGCTTGGCAGTTCGTTCAAAAAATATAGCGACATTCAGAATAAAAAGAATGGGAGCGCGAGGTGACGGGTACGCGGATTTTGTCGATGTTGACAATCGTGCCCTCAAAAGGTGCTGGCTTTGCTGGAGAAATCGCCTTCAACGCGCATAGCGTGTGAGCAGCCTGCACCTCAGCGTTGTCCAGCCGCAAGCTCTCGATGACAATCGACTACCAGATTGTGGATGAGCTGCTCTTGTTCATTGGGGTGGTCGATCAGGCGAGCAAAGGTATCGATGAACATCAGTTGGAAATCGATCAAGGTGCGCAGGGGAATGCGCTGGGCAATTGCAACCAGTCGTGTGAGGTACCAGGGATTTTGGCCAAAGGGATGGTACTCGGATTTTTGTGTCGCATCCTGAAAGCAGGCTGCATAGGCGCTTGCCGCACGTCCCAGCGCAGCGGCGCTCAGCTGCCGGGCGCGGGCATCGATCCACTGACCGTCAATGAGGGAACGCAGTTGGATGAGCAGGCGATTGCGGTTTTGTAGATTCGAAAGTACGGGGCGAGCGTCCTTGTGTGTGAAAAAATGTTTGCGAACAGAGTGCAGTCCTTTTTGCAAGTCGAATTGGTAGAAGGCATCGGCAAGCTCGAAAAACTCGGTTTCCCCAAATTGGGAGACCATTTCATTGACAAGCGAATAGGTGATCACGCGGGAATCGGCACTTGCGAGGTAAGTCGCAAGTTTTTCGATTTCGTTCATCATCATGCGTGTATTTCCGCTGACACGGTCGATCAGGGCGATGGCGGCCTCCGGTTTAATTTCGATCCCCTGAGTACGACATTCCTGAACCACGAGCTGAACCAGTTGATCGGCGTTTTTCCCCGTTGCGAGGAATGCGGCGTTGCCATGCTTCTCGAAAAACTTGGCAAAAGCCTTGCGCTTGTCGATGGGAGAACCCGAAATCAGAAGATAGGTATTGGGGTCATGGAAACCCTCCAGCCAGCTGGTGAGTTCGGTGAGGGATGTCTTGGTGCCCTCGGCGCGACCTGTTTGGTTGTCTCCGAGAAAGTTAACTTGTCGCAACCACACAATTTTCTTTTCTCCAAACAAGGAGAGATTCTGACCTCCCATCATGAATCGTGAAACGCA is from Puniceicoccaceae bacterium and encodes:
- the holA gene encoding DNA polymerase III subunit delta — protein: MMKIPDGFALVGGDDEFMADRQAETWFNALKAEMGDGAETEVIDGRASTVAEVESCVSRFMMGGQNLSLFGEKKIVWLRQVNFLGDNQTGRAEGTKTSLTELTSWLEGFHDPNTYLLISGSPIDKRKAFAKFFEKHGNAAFLATGKNADQLVQLVVQECRTQGIEIKPEAAIALIDRVSGNTRMMMNEIEKLATYLASADSRVITYSLVNEMVSQFGETEFFELADAFYQFDLQKGLHSVRKHFFTHKDARPVLSNLQNRNRLLIQLRSLIDGQWIDARARQLSAAALGRAASAYAACFQDATQKSEYHPFGQNPWYLTRLVAIAQRIPLRTLIDFQLMFIDTFARLIDHPNEQEQLIHNLVVDCHRELAAGQR
- a CDS encoding LptF/LptG family permease; its protein translation is MTILRRYILSEVLLATIGAMLFFCVILVGGNVLRDLAARLAEGRLSLTMFFQLFGLLIPYIFSFSLPLGFLAGVLIGLGRLSSNREIIAMKATGSSLWDISLPILILAALGSILAGFTNNYVAPTARATYKTLLVEALREDPLRFFETGVLSREFPGYIFFIQENDHGRLKGFWLWELDSEDRPSFFIRADYGEIRYEREKDALILTLRNGLAEQWPRAEKQGGLMEGATVFFEEFPVELPLSYSLGAAKVEKTMSQLTLSEMLQMLRGTRPLPDRAANNPERYLRKLKVEISNNFSLAASILALATIGIPLAIRTGRKETYANAMLALALGLVYYFFVSMISSLDIPSRFAPELLIWLPNIAVIGIGIALMRRVYLH
- a CDS encoding GNAT family N-acetyltransferase, which translates into the protein MLPQYTIRTLTQADWDEVAELICLSTNYWYQTHGHSRIFNCNPYDTRLFCEVYEDLDPGCCVLATHPKSGRIMGSCFYRKRQTHVSLGIMNVHPNHFGAKIASALLSEIIQIADAASLPVRLVSSAMNLDSFSLYTRQGFRSIRCFQDMCVTVPAGGFDIPYHEGMIREATLEDIPAMVDLEMELSGIHREKDFRYFINNHRKIWHTSVSLDGDGQITGFLSSIAHPASNLLGPGCARNPDTAFHLILSELNQHPGRSPVFLVPTDDAHLVSKLYGIGARNCELHLAQVRGQAQPSRGIVMPTFMPETG